The Streptomyces racemochromogenes DNA segment CGAGCCGTTCGCCGCTGGTGGAGTACTGGTCGGCGAGCGTGAGGCCCGGGGTGAGCCGCGGCAGGAGGGCCAGGACGGCCTCGCCCCCGCCGCTGTGGGCGGGGACCGCGATCCAGTCGCAGCCGTGGGCCCAGGCCACGGAGGTCTGTACCCCGTCCAGGAGCCAGTCCGGGCCCTCGCGGCGTGCGGTGACGGCGAGTTCGGCGGGGTCGTGGCCGGTGCGGCCGTGCGCGGCCGCGGTGAGGACGACCGTGCCGTTCCCGGCGCCGGGCAGCAGGGCGGCGGTGAGTTCGGGGCTGCCGTGGGCCTGGACGGCCATGGCGGTGGCGCAGTGCTCCAGCAGCGGTACCCGGGCCAGTACCCGGGCCGCCTCGCGCAGCACCAGGCACAGGGCGATGGCGTCGAGGCCGGACCCGCCGTGCTCCTCCGCGAGGACGAGGCCCAGCAGGTCGGAGCCGGCGAGCCGGGCCCACAGCGGCCGGTCGAAGTCGTCCGCGACGGCTCCGGGCGTGAGCGCGGGGCTGGGGACGCCGTCGGGGGCCACGCCGGCGAAGACGGCCCGGGCGGCCTCGACGGCGGCCTGCTGTTCCTCGGTGAAGGTGAAGTCCACTGCCTGTCCTCCTGCGCGCACCGGCTGACGCCCTGATCTGACGGTGCGTCAAGATAGAGCAGCGTGCGGCAATTGGACAGGCCCCGGACGGCCGGCGGGGCTACCGGTCGAAGTCGATCTCCACTTCCTCCGTCAGGGCGTGGGACTGGCAGGCCAGCACGAACCCGGCGTCGGTCTCTTCCGCCTCCAGCGCGAAGTTGCGGTCCATCCGCACCTCGCCGGAGACCACGAAGGCCCGGCAGGTGCCGCACACGCCGCCCTTGCAGGCGTACGGGGCGTCCGCGCGGTTGCGCAGCACGGTGTCCAGCAGGGACTCGCCGTCCTGCACGGGCCAGGTGCCCGAGCGGCCGTCGAGCCGGGCGGTCACCTGGCCGCGGGCCGGAGCCGCAACGGCGCGGACGGGGCCCTGCGGGGCGGTGTCCTCGACGTGGAAGACCTCCTCGTGCACCCGGGTCCGTACGACGCCGAGCGTGCCCAGGGCCCGCTCCGCGCCGGTCACCAGCCCGTAGGGACCGCACAGGAACCAGCCCGTCACCTCCTCCACCGGGAGCAGCGCGGGCAGCAGGGACACCAGCCGGGCCTCGTCGAGCCGGCCGGAGGGCAGACCGGCCTCCTGCTCCTCGCGGGAGAGCACGGTCACCAGCTGGAAGCGGTCGGGGTAGCGGTCCTTGAGGTCGGCCACGTCCTCCAGGAACATCGTCGAGGCGGCCGTGCGGTCGCTGCGCACCAGGCAGAACCGGGCGTCGGGCCGTGCCGCCAGGACCGAGGCGGCGATCGACAGCACCGGGGTGATGCCGCTGCCGCCGACGATCGCCGCGTAGTGCGCGGCCCGCGGGGCGGCGGCGGGCTCCAGCACGAACCGTCCGGCCGGGACCATCACGTCCAGCACGTCGCCGGCGGCCACCTCCTTGTGCGCGAACGTGGAGAACTCGCCGCCCTCCACCAGGCGCACGCCCACCCGCAGTTCGGCCGGGCCGGGGCCGTCGGGGGCCGGGGCGGGGGAGCAGATCGAGTAGGTGCGGCGGACCTCGGTGCCCTCGGAAGGGCGGCGGCGCAGCGTCAGGTGCTGGCCGGGGGCGTGGCGGTAGTCCTCGCGCAGTTCCTCGGGGACCCGCAGGGTCAGGGCCACCGAGTCGTCGGTGAGCCGGTCGACTGCCGCCACCGTCAGCGGGTGGAACGCGCCGTGGCGGGGTGCGGCCATCTACAGCTCCTTGAAGTGGTCGAACGGTTCGCGGCAGGAGACGCAGCGGCGCAGCGCCTTGCACGCGGTGGAGGAGAAGCGGCTGAGCAGTTCGGTGTCGGTCGAGCCGCACTGGGGGCAGCGCACCGACAGGGTCAGCGGTACCGGTCCGCCGGTGGAGTGCGGGCGGGGCGGTGCGATGCCGAACTCGGCCAGTTTGCGGCGGCCTTCGGCGCTGATGTCGTCGGTGGACCAGGCCGGGGACAGCACCGTGGTGACGCGCACCTCGGGGATGCCGTGGCCGGTGAGGACCCGTTCGATGTCGGCGGACATGGCCTCGATGGCCGGACAGCCGGTGTACGTCGGGGTCAGGACCACCTCGGCGTGCCCGTCCTCGTGCATCCGCACGCCGCGCATGACGCCCAGCTCGGCCAGGGTCAGCACGGGCAGTTCCGGGTCGGGGACGGAACCGGCCAGCTCGGCCAGCTCCGCCTCCAGACGGGTGGTCCCGGCCCCGGCGCTCACCACGACGCTCCGGGGTGGCTGCGGTGCAGGTGC contains these protein-coding regions:
- a CDS encoding 2Fe-2S iron-sulfur cluster-binding protein codes for the protein MAAPRHGAFHPLTVAAVDRLTDDSVALTLRVPEELREDYRHAPGQHLTLRRRPSEGTEVRRTYSICSPAPAPDGPGPAELRVGVRLVEGGEFSTFAHKEVAAGDVLDVMVPAGRFVLEPAAAPRAAHYAAIVGGSGITPVLSIAASVLAARPDARFCLVRSDRTAASTMFLEDVADLKDRYPDRFQLVTVLSREEQEAGLPSGRLDEARLVSLLPALLPVEEVTGWFLCGPYGLVTGAERALGTLGVVRTRVHEEVFHVEDTAPQGPVRAVAAPARGQVTARLDGRSGTWPVQDGESLLDTVLRNRADAPYACKGGVCGTCRAFVVSGEVRMDRNFALEAEETDAGFVLACQSHALTEEVEIDFDR
- a CDS encoding acyl-CoA dehydrogenase family protein; amino-acid sequence: MDFTFTEEQQAAVEAARAVFAGVAPDGVPSPALTPGAVADDFDRPLWARLAGSDLLGLVLAEEHGGSGLDAIALCLVLREAARVLARVPLLEHCATAMAVQAHGSPELTAALLPGAGNGTVVLTAAAHGRTGHDPAELAVTARREGPDWLLDGVQTSVAWAHGCDWIAVPAHSGGGEAVLALLPRLTPGLTLADQYSTSGERLAELTLDAVRAPAAHVIDAPGAWDRLHQLLATGTCALALGLGEAALTMTSQYTGKREQFGFPVATFQAVAVQAADRYIDLRAMEATLWQAAWRLDTATGGAGGPLPSAGDVAVAKIWASEGVRRVVQTAQHLHGGFGADTDYPLHRYHAWAKQLELQLGPAAAHEEALGDLLAAYPLA
- the paaD gene encoding 1,2-phenylacetyl-CoA epoxidase subunit PaaD — translated: MVSAGAGTTRLEAELAELAGSVPDPELPVLTLAELGVMRGVRMHEDGHAEVVLTPTYTGCPAIEAMSADIERVLTGHGIPEVRVTTVLSPAWSTDDISAEGRRKLAEFGIAPPRPHSTGGPVPLTLSVRCPQCGSTDTELLSRFSSTACKALRRCVSCREPFDHFKEL